The Chelonoidis abingdonii isolate Lonesome George chromosome 11, CheloAbing_2.0, whole genome shotgun sequence genomic interval CCGGTACTCCTCCTTCACCGGGCCTCTCTCATTCCCTCACTCCGGTACGCCTCCTCCGCTGGGCCTCTCTCGTTCCCTCACTCTGGTACTCCTCCTCCTCCGGGCCTGTCTCGTTCCCTTGCTCCGGTACTCCTCCTCCACTGGGTCTGTCTCATTCCCTCACTCTTTGCTCTTCCACTGGGCCTGTCTCTGGAGAGCAGCCGACTCATCCACTCAGCAACTTGTGTCCTTCTATCgcttggggtggggttggggggcagcGAACCAGGCTCCCTTCCGCCTCTTTGCGACCTGTTTCACTCCCTTGCTCCTGGCTGCGGCCTGCTGGATCTGCCTGGCGAGCTGGCGCACAACTCCTCCGTGGGTCCTGCTGCGTTCCCTTGCTCCAGGGAGCTGGGGGCGGCCCCTCGACACTGCCAACCTCTCCTGCAGGACCTCCCCCACGCCCAACACAACCCCCACCCACTGCGCCCCTATGCACTGCCCCCCCACGCACAACCCTCACCCCACAGCACCCCATGCACCGCCCCTCacacccacagcccccaccctACAGCACCCCATGCACTGCCCCTCACACCCACATCCCACATCCTACAGCACCCCATGCACTGCCCTCACATTCACATCCCCCATCCTACAGCACCCCTATGCACTGCCCCTCACACCCACATCCTCCACCCTACAGCACCCCATGCACCGCCCCTCACACCCACCACCAATCCCCACTCTTACAGCACAACCAATGCACTCCCCTCACACCCACATCCTCACCTACGCACTCCATGCACGCCCTCACTTGTTACCATCCTCCACCCTAAGTCACCCCTGCACTGCCTCACAAATTCCCCACACCTCCACTACAGCACCCATGCACCGCCTCAACCATCCCCCTACAGCACCATCACCGCCCTTCACACCCCATACCTCACCCTAACAGCCCCATGCCCTGCGCGCTCACATCCTCATCCGCACCCTACAGCACCCCATGCAACCGCCCTCACACCTACAACCCCCACCCTATCAGCACCCATGCACGCCCTCACACCCACATCCCTCCACTCCTACAGCACCCTATCACTGCCCTCACACCATCATCCCGCACCCTACAGCACCCCCCTGCACCGGTCCTCTTAACACCTacccaacccccacccctacGCACCCCATGCACTGCCAGCTCACACACATCCCCCACCCTACAGCAACCCCAGCACGCCCTCACAGGGCCACATCTCCCCATCCTACAGCACCATGACTGCCCCTCACACCCACACCTCCACCCTACAGCCCCCAAGCACTGCGCACACCACATCCCACCTGGTCAGCAGGCCATGCACCTCGCGCCTCAACACCCAATCCCCACCTTACCGAGCCTCATCCCTCGCCCCTTCACACCCTCATCCCCCTACAGTACCCGCATGCACCGCCCACACCTACACCGCCCACCCTAGCACCCATGCACCACCTCACACCCAAGTCCTCCACCTAAAGGCAACTCCATGCACTGCCTTCCACACGGCCACCATGATCTTTCCCCCTACACGCACCCATGCACGCCTCGGGTTCACACCCACATCCTCCACCCCACTGCACTCTATATTGCACTGCCGCCACCACAACCCACCTAGCAGCACCCTTATGATTTGTGGCTGGTGTGGTTGCGGGGGTTGTGGTGGGGTGTTGGTGTTGTTTCTGGGTTGTTTGTTGGCACTCCGGCCCACTCTCTGAATCCCCACCTTCACAGCACCCCTATGCGCGCCCCCACACCCACAACCCCACCCACAACGCCCCATGCACTGCCCACACACCCACAACTGTACTCCACTCCACGTCCCCCATGCACTGCGCTCTTCACAGACCCACAATCCCACCCAGTCGCCCCCATGTAGGCCTCTGCACAACCTCACAACCAACATCCGCCTGTCACAATCACCTGTTTAGTCGACACCCCACATCCATGGAACCAACCCATGCTCCAGGGCGGGGCTCCCAACCAGCAGGGCAGGCGAAGGGACCCACAAGTTTAAGGGCAGCAGCAAACGAGATGCAACCActtctggggtgggctgggggcacGCGGTAACTTTTCAGGACAAATATACTTGAGACGGTACCAGGAAAGCAGAAGGagaccccaggaatcctggctcccagttcccgCCCGCCCTGCTCTAAACCACTAGACCCTACTGTTCTACTCCGTATTTCCGGGCAGGACAGAACCGCAGGAGCCCGGCTCCCAGCCCGTCCCGCCAGGATCCAATTTCCCAGCGCGGCCTCGCGGCGGGCGGCCCGGCGGGCGGACAGGAGCGGCCCCCGGTGCAAATGCCGGGGGCTGATCGCGCGGCCGGCGCTAAGATGTCCAGGTGCGCGCCCGTCTCGGCCCTGGACGATTTCTGCTGGGCCCCGCGCGCCTGGCGGCCCCGACTGCCGATCCGCAGCGCTGGCAAGGAACCGGGTCTCAAACAACTGCTCACTATCAGAAACtacggctgggctggggctggcgctGCTCGCTGGGGGGGTCagtgcagaaggggtgggggcgtGCATGTGCGGGGAGTCAGTGCAAGGGGGCGTGAATATCTCGGGGGGGTCAGTGCAATAGAATTAGGGGCCGTGCCATGATCTGGGGTGAGCGCAGGCAGGGGGCGTGCAATGTGCGGGGAAGGGTCATGCAAGGAGGGGCGTGCATGTGGGGGTCTGTGCCAGAGGGGGGCCGTCAATGTTGGGGGGTCAGTGCAAGCGGAGGGGTCAGCTTGCAAGGGGGAAGCGGTGCCTGCTCAGCGTGGGGTCCAGTGCAAGGGGGGGCGTGCATATGTTGCGGGGTCAGTGCAAGTGGTATGGGGCTGTGCACTGTTCGGGGTGTCATGCAAGGGGGGGCGTGCATGCTGGGGTCAACGCAAGAGTGGGGGACGTGCATTGCGGGGGTCATATGCAAGAGTGGGGGGAGTGCATGCTGGGGGTCGttgcaaggggtgggggtgggcatgCTGGTGGGGGTCACTTCAAGGGGTGGGGGGCCATGCAATGTTCAGGGAGGTCAgtgcaaggggtggggggctATGCCTGCTCCCCAGGGAGTCGATACAAGCGGTGGGGGGCCATTTATGCTCTATGCAAGGTGGAGGCGCATGCTCTGGGGAGGTGTCAATGCAAAATGTGGAcacctggactcctgggttctcactcTGCCCTGTCCCCACAGGTACTTCCGGCCCCTGCACACCCTGCTTTCCAGCTCCGCCGTGACCCTCATCTTCGTCGCCTTCGTCTGGGCAGCTGAGAACAAGGCCCCGATTCGGCGCTTCCGGCGCAGCTACCCCGGCGCCAGCCTCCTAGCCGTGCTGGGGAGCGCCTATGGCCTGGTGTCTATCTTGGGGGGCTCGGAGGTCTTCCTGCTGACAGTCGCCCTGCCCATCTCCagtgagtgggaggaggagggatgggtGGTAGGGTGAGGAGTTGAGGCAGGGCTGATGGGGGTGTGGAATCTATGGGGTCAGGTTAGGTAGGGCCTAGGGAATGCTATGGGACAGGATGGAACAGAGGAAGAGGACCAGGTTTGCTGGGGcggaatttgggggtggggacgCACGGGGTAGCAGAGATCAGGGGGGTGGGGTTGATGGGAGAAGTGGAACGGGGGATTGatgggggtgagtggggcaggcagggggcaaaCACAGTGCTTGGGCTGGGAGGAGTCAGATCCGTGGGTCACATGCTGCATACTGGCTGGAGGGAGGACAAGGGGGTGCACAACTGTTGCTTCCTGGCAGGCAGATCCATGCATGGAGCCCCCACCCTGGAGAGCAGTTGCATTTCCTAGTCGCAGGCAGCCGGCAGGGCCAttcctgcagcctccctgctgcGGGCAGTTGCATCTTTGTGCCACGGCTGCTGCAGCATCCGCCAATGCAGGGGCTGCGCTCTGGGGGCCATGCTGCAAGCGTGAGGCAGGTGCATGTTAGATGCATTCCCGCTGTGCATGCCGGTGCAGCCCAGCCACAGCATCCCTGCGTGCAGCAGGCCCCTGCGTTTTCACTGCAAGAGCCAGGAGGGCCGTCACCACCCTGTTGCATCGGTTGCAGCGACTGTTTACATGTTAGATGCATGTCCACCGACGCCAACCCCCATGCTGCTGCATCCTTTTGCCAGTGGGTGGGGGCATGGCACATGCATTCTCGCCGCAGCATCCATTCgtgcagtccctgccctggtgCTGCTTCTGTTGTGGGAGGTTGCCTGCAAACACGCCCTGCATGCAAACACTGCGGCATGACAGGCGCATTCTGACAGCCATATCCATGCATGCGAGCGGTGGCAGGAAGTAGCAACTTGCTGCTTTGCTGTGTCACAAGACTAGGATTGCGGGGGCCTGGGGCAGTTCTTAGCAAGCGATGGGGATGCTTTCAGCCCCCCCCACTTTCTcgcttcctcccccccccaccacttgCAGTGATTCTCATCCACGCCTCCGTTCGCCTCCGTAACCTCAAGAATAAAATCGAGAACAAGATCGAGAGCATTGGGCTGAAGAGGACGCCCATGGGGCTACTGCTGGAGGCAATGGGCCAGGAACAAGAAGCTGGCTCTTAAGGAGTGAGACGGACACTCGCCCCCGCCGTCCTTCCCACCAGCCCCTCACCGTTGCCTCGGGCCTGTGCTTCGCTACTCTCCTACATGCCTGCCCACACTACCGTGAAGATGCAGCTTCCCCCTGAGTCGAGTCAGGGCCTTGAGTTTGGACTAGGGGAGGGGATGAGATGAGCTACAGCTAATCTGTGGAACTACCTGCCACATGATTTGATCCAGAGGTCCGGAGAGCTTAACAGAAGAAGGAGCTGTAGTTAATCTGTGGAACTACCCTCCACCTGATTTGGCACATGGGAGAATGGCCTGTGGTTAACCTGTGGcactgccaccccccccccacatgatTTGACCCAGGAGCCCAGTGAGGGGCTGAGACCTGGGTAACCATTCGCATGACCACGTTTTGACCTAGGGGCATGGGGAATTCAGCAGAGGAGAGTGGGGgggttaacctgtggaactacCTGCCACATGATTTGACCCAGGGACCCTAGGTCTGTTTATGTAGGCCCTACCTAAATACCTTGTTTATACGGCAACGAAAGAAACGAGGGGCTGTAACACTGGGAGCAGTGGGAAGGGGTGTATTCAAGGGAGCACTGAGGATTCAGTGGGATGCTGCATCTGGTGCTGAGTATTTATCCACAACTCCTCCTATTTATTTGAGGAGCAAACTATTCTAATAAACTTCTGTGCCAGTTCTTGCTATAAATGCTTGGATAGCCTTTttttggcaggggagggagagaatgaggCACAGGGCCTTCCCCCTCTAGGGCCgctggctctgatctggccccaggggGGGTCTGGCTGGCTcaaaggggcagggaatggggcatggggccttAACCtatgcaggggaaaaaatcctcaaTTCTTTGTGAAGTCAGGGGAATTTTAACCAAGTTTTCAACATCTCCCCCCAGGAGAAGAAACCTCAGAACTCCAAAAACCtggaaaaacactttttaaaagaccCTGGAGTCTTTTGCTCCATAGTTGACAGGAAATTAATCTAGGtttcctttctctcacacacatattgggggggagggttgttaGGGGGAGAAAAAACCCTGGAGAAATCCTCCAAAACCTGGAAAAACAATTTTACAAAGATCCTCGTTTCCcctggtgaattttttttttaatcccattgGTTTTCCATTCTCCTGCCTCTCTTGTGGTTTATTTGTGGGGTAGGTAAAAAGCTGTGGCTGAACAATGAATAAATTCCCTGTAAGAATCCAGGTTTTCTTTACCCCAGAGCAGGGGGCATTTTTACTTGGTTTATGTAGGGTCTCCCAAAGTCACTGGAAGGATATCCAATGGAATTCAgagttctgctctaggaattactggAGGGCCATTCTCTGGCCTGCATGAGATGGGGGttcagactggaagatcacaCAGGTCCCTTCTGATGTGAAATGTAACTGCCTGAAGGAAGTATGCTTTTTGCATTAATCTGTGGAACGCCTTGCCTCATGATTCCCCCCAGAGGTTTTTAGCAGCATTCAGTATAGAGCCAGGGGACGAAGAGAAAGGCTGCTGTGTTATACATGAGGTCAGCGTGGTCCCTTCTGAAAATTTGGGACATCCCCactccaaaatgaaatgaaatgaaaaccaggaaaaaaaaaaatcccaacaggGCACTGCCAGAAGCAATGGTGTCAGCAGTGGGATCCCCAGCTCATTTGCTGGTTttggagaggggcagggccaggccccCTCCTGACGCACGCTGTATGCCCTGCTAGAAGGGAGGCATTTAATGCCCCATTTGGAGGCAGCGAGTGACTCGCGCCCTTGCTGTGTCAGTCACACTCAAAACAGTTCACACCTCTGTGAGTGACTAGTTCAGGCTTTCTGCTGACTCAGGCAGTGTCAGTTATACTGAGGGCACGTTTACACTTCAGATGCTgctgtggcacagctgtagcacctCAGTGAAGAGCCTCTAAGCGGCGAGCTCTCAcccatagttaatccaccttcccgaGCAGCGGTAGCTGTGGCGAcgggagaagttctcccaccaatctagcactgtctacagaGGAGGTTAGGTCGGggtaactatgttgctcaggggtgtgtggatttttcacactcctgagtgacacacagttatactgatttaggtctgtagtgcagacctggcctaaGGACAGTTCATACCTTTGCAAGCGattggctcaggctctctgcgGAGCCATGTAGGGATTGGTTCACACCTCTTTGAGCAATCAGCTTGGGCTTTCTGCAGAGCCAGACAGGGAATGGTTCACACCTCTGCAAGCAATTGGCTCGGActctctgcagacccaggcacAGATCAGTTCCCCACCccgggcagttcacacctctgcaAACGATCAGCTCAGGCTCTCCGCAGACCCAGGCAGGGCTCACATTTTGGGACATTTCTCCCCAACCGTAAGGGTCAGAAatgcccttccccccctccccgatAGCCCAGGCTCCACTCCCACCGgcgcaccccccccccgccaagccACTACGCCACAGCCTTGCCTTTGCGCGCTGTATTATACAAACCCCGTTCTGCACCGTGACCCGTTTGACATTTGCCATAGAAATTCCCGCTACAATCCACGCGCTGGGAACAGGACAAAGTTGAGGCCCAGAGCCTGTTGCATGTTGGTACCTGTCGCTACTAACGCATGGCCCAGGGGAGGTGGGTGTGCACGCGGGACCTGGGGGGGGGGTACagtccccatccccccacctcacTTCCCCCGAAAtaaaatccacttttttttttcccttttcctattGACCTCCTTGTTTCATGTGCAACTTTGAAAGGAAAATCCACTGGCCAGGGCTGGAATGTCGAGTTTGAGTTCGTTTCCTAAATGAgccagatgggggaggaggggagctgttTTAGGAGAGGTTCactggatggggggagggggatgtggtgCTGGGGGGTTATGGCCAGGTGCAGGNNNNNNNNNNNNNNNNNNNNNNcggggggagggggcagggggctgtccAGACTTTTAGAAGGGGGAGGGTTTTTTGGGGGACAGTTAGTGCCGGTGGTTATGGGGGTTCAGTAGGTGGCTGATTCCCCAGCCAGGACCTGCCCCCCATATCTGAATGTGGGCAGGGGCAGATTGAGGTTGCTGGGGACATGTCTCAGCCCATGGGAGGGGAATCTGTGCCCCACACCACCCtagtgtgtggggggaaatatgTGCatctccccctgctccaatccaCCTGATACCACACCCCCCCCTGTCCAGCAGGGGAGTGTCCCCCCAGCATGCGAGGTTAAACCCCTGGCTgttcctgcccccccgccccgggaGGTCAGACCAGCGTGCCTGGGGGGTGTCTCTCCACATCCAGGGGGGGCCCCAggccgggggagggggtgctgggcccATCCGGGTAGAGGAGGTCTGCAAAGGGTCTGCTGgacagaggcagagagacagacagacagatgtgggggtgagggtggtaGAAGAGACAGATGTGGGGGGATAGACGggtagggagagagaaagagagaagagagattaaccagaggaagggatggggaggattAAGTCATAGCAGAGAGAGTCACCCTTCCCCGGACACCTGGGTCTCTtgttcccttccccacccacaccTGGGTCCCCATCCCCCCCCGCAACCCAGCAGCAGAGCCGGATGCCTGGATCCTGTCACCTtaaatccccccctccccaacacacacacccactcccggacgcctgggtccttCCCCCAACGCTGCCCgtggaggtggggcggggagcagcTGACAAAAGGCTGACGTCCTAGCAAGAGACGCATGAGCCTCCCGCACCCCCAAACTGGCGGGTGCACCCCTGCTGTGGAGGAGCAATGGGGGGATGATTCCAAGGGGGGGTTCGGTCCCCTAGGCCCCCCAACCTTAACTCAGGGCTGCCAGCCCCCTCGGCCCCCATACCTGCCCTGCAGCGGCTGCCCAGTGTAGCTCAGCGAATGGGGCAGGTAGCCCCCCGTCTCCAGCCGGGGGTGGGGTTCGGGCCAGCCACGGGGGGGTCCCCCTCTCCTGTCCCTGGGTGGGGGCGgtcccccccctgctcccccggCGTTACGCAGGTACCAGTTCCGGAGCCCCTCCAGGGCCAAGGCTTTGTGGACGGCCCGGGGCGggcactggggggctgggggcagctggctctggggagggggcccGCAGGACTTGGCACGTCCCGCCCGGCGTGGCAGGGGGCTCTCAGCGTATCTCCAGCCAGGTGGCGGGGGGGCGTCACGGCGTGAGAGGTGATCCCCCGCCGGCCAGCCCTGGCGCTCCAGGTAATAGTCCAACAGGATCTCGGCATAGGGGGGCCGAGGAGGGCTGCGGAAGGGGGGGTCTTCGGGGGGAGTCCCCCTCTCGATCAGGGCCTCCGAGCTGTTGCTACGGCGGGTGCGGGCGGTGAAGGCTGGAGGGGCCCAGTCGGCGCTGGGGTCCCGGCTGGGGGGGCCAAGctgggagtcctggctccctgacCACTGGCGGGCGGCTGCAGGGGCATctggcctgggggaggaggcagaaataAAAGGGGGGTTAGTGAAAGGTGGGGTATAGCAGGCACCCCACATTCAGtacccctgcccccaaagtgAACCACAGAGCCCCCCCCAATTCATCCCCCAGCCCCAAAACCCAACGTCACTCACGCCCCCACCTAGACAGACCCTGCCCAACTCCCGCTAAGCAGGACGGGACCCATGCTCTGCCCTCGGGTGGGAGACCAAGGGGTGAAGCGGAACGCAATGGGGGGCGctgagctgcaggggtcaggtagggggatgggcaggggatgctctccccaggcaggcagggccaggtgcCATGGGGCAccatggggcagggggtctgTAGGGGGTGCTCTCCGCAGGCAGGCAGGGCCGGGCACCACGGGATGATGGGGGATCTCTAGGGGGTGTTCTTCCCAGGCAAGCAGGACCGGGCGCTATGGGGCAGGGAGTCTCTAGGGGGTGCTCTCCCAGGGCAAGGCTGGGAGATGCCATGAGGCGGGGGGTCTCTAGGGGGCGCTCTGCTCCAGTACCTGAAGTTCTGGCTCCCGCTGCAGATGTTCCGGGTCAGAACTGGCGTCGCTGGGACGCTCCGGCCCTCAAAGCTGGACACACTCCGGGGCAGGGTCCGGTTCGGGCTGAGGGGAGCAAACCAAACCTGAGACCAGCTGGGTCCAccctgatgggggcaggggggagccccactggcctgggggggagggaggcagcaggggagacTGGAGTGAGAGGAGCAGGTCGGGGGAGGGACACTGGCCTGTACCCACCTGGTAGGGCTGGCTAGCGAGCTGCGGCGGCTGgcagcccccccgcccagctctgTGGGGGGCCCTCGCCAGCTGGGCCGGCGGTCGGGGCTGCCGGACACGGTGCGGAGATGATCCCGGCTGCGGGGGGACGAGGGGCCCCCCTTGGGCGGGTGGAAACCGTGGGGGTCATCTGGGGAGAAAACGtgagggatggaacccaggagtcctgctccccactctgcctgcACTGTATCCCGCCCGCCTGCACCCCACCAGTCctgccccccctgctctaaacactagaccccactcccctcccagagccagggagacaacccaggagtcctggctcccagcctccctgctctaaccactagcccctactcccctcccagagctggggagagaacccaggtgtcctgacacACTCACCATTCTCGTGACTGGCCGCTTCGGAAAGGGAGCTGTTCTCGGAGGTGAACGCCTCATCTTGAGAGGGTGGGGAATGGAAAGGGAGATGGGTCAGTCCCCTATAAACCTCCCGCCCAGTACCAGCCCCCCCAAGTCTGCGACATCCCCCCCAACTCCGGTAGCAGACGTGGGGGGGCTGGAACACCCCCGCTTCTGAAAATCTCTGGATGCTGGGGGTCACAAATGCAGCAGGGGACAGTGAGTAGCTGGGGGATGACTGAGGGATTTGGGGGGGGTCAGGGACAGGAATTCAGGAGGggtctggggaaggaggaggtgatGGGGGAGAATGGGGTGTCCCAGGGGAGCATCTGGGAAAGaaagggggctgtgggggattTGGGGGGTTATGGGGGTGTCTGGGGGGCAACAGGGCTGTCAGGGAGAGAAGGGGTCTGTAGGGGATTTGGGGGGCTATAGGGGATGTCAGGGAGAAAATGGTGCTGTGGGGGTATTTGGGGGTGTCTGGGGGACTACAAGGGTGTCAGGGAGACAATGGGGCTGTGAGAGTATTTGGGGGGTTATGAGGGTGTCCAGGGGACTACAGGAGTGTCAGGGAGAGGGCAATTCAGGGGGTGCCCCATGGGGTCAGGCGGTGGGAGATGAAGGTTTAGGGTCCTGAGGGGCTCGGGAACAGTAGGGAGGTCCAGAGtgagggggggttggggtgctgggatCGGGtcaggatgtgtgtgtggaggggtgtctCTCACCGTGTGCTCCCCGGGGTGCCCCCAGCCGGGCCCGCGtctcccccagctgcccctccagctCCCGCAGCCGCTGGGCCGCCTCAGCCTGGACCTGCCGGCCACGGCGCCGGTGCTGCTCCGTCAGCTCCTGCGCCAGTGGCCAGGGCGCAGAGCAGCCTCCACCACCTGCCGCCTGCACGGCCAGCTCCCgccagcagctcccaggccaGCGCTGCCTGGGAAGGCAGGGTGAGAGACTGGTGGTCCGCGCAGGTCCAGCCTAATACCCACCCCCCCGACTCCCATGCATCTGACCAATCCTCCTAGCTCAGGTTCCCCAGACCAgcaccctgggggaggggggtgagaagAGACTGTCGTGGTCTCCTACAGACCATAGCCACGCGCCCTCCCAGGGCCCGCACTATCCGCCCAGGCCTCCACTGCACCCCCTGAATCTCCCGCACAGCTTCCCAGCCAGCACCTGGGGGGTTAGGGGGTGAGAGActgtctctcctccccccgcAGTCTCACACGCCCCCCAGACACAGCCCCCTCCAGGTTCCGGGctccccaaccccagctcctGCACGCTCCAGCAGTGCCTGGGGAGATCAGGTGTGTTGTGTATGTGAGAGACCGTGTGTGTCCCACACACAACCGAGCACAAGCCTCAACACGCCCACCTCCCACTACACCCCGCGATCCTAGCTCCTGGCAGCAGCTCCCAGGCCAGCGCCTGTGGAGTCTAGCGGGTTAGAGAACCGTCGCAGCCCCCCAGAATCCACTACAGCCCACTCTTCAACTTCCTCCTGCCCCCGCCGCCCACagtccccccctcccgccccccctcaGTCCCCGCCTCAACCTCGGCGCAGGTCCGCGGTGGGCGGTGCCGCTCTTTCTCCGGTGAGGGTGCGGGTCTCTCCGTGGCTCCAGTGTGGCTACTCGGGGGGCAGCTTCCCTGTcagctcctgggggcaggcaggggcacaGCATTAGGAACAGCTACTGTCACTACGAGCAAGCTAATGGTGGGAcgataacaacctactactgctggaGCGGAtggatgaggaggagggagggaggagaaggaaatagCCCTACTCACGGTGTGAGAGCAATGGAAGCTGCACCATCTAGATGGGGTGGGGCACTACAGGTTGTGGGTATCGAATGCCTGCACTGACGCTGGAGATGAGGATGACAACCACTGCCTGCTGATGGGGGAATGGAGAACAAACCTACTATGAGCTACACAGCGAATGGAGCCACGCCATGTAGATCGAGGAGCAGCCTAGCGAGCACTCACCACGGGTTGTGGGTGGTCTAAAAGTCTGCGGAAGACTGCGAGCACCAAAGATACAAACCTACTACCATAGATGGGACGGGAGCAAGGAGAAAGAGCCTCACTCTGCCTTGGGCAGCTCCGGCCATGGTCTCGTCCGCATCTAGGGGAGCAGTCCTCGGTGCTCAATCCCCCTCGgagtcgctgaaggagagagacGCATGTGGATAGGCTGGCGAGTAGAAAGGCATAAATAAGCTAGCGCGCTAGTTCTATTACGCTATAGCTAGTCCATCAAGGGCACTGGCATCTCGGGGTGGCGGGGGCGGCTGATCCTGGATATTCACCGGACCTCCCCTCGCAGAGAACGAGAGGGCAGTCGCAGCGACGCGCGACAGCGACTGTCAGGGCTCCCGCAGGCCGCTAGGTCATGTATCGGCAGCAGTCCTACTGGCACGAGCGGCTAGGCCCGCGGCAGC includes:
- the CCDC120 gene encoding coiled-coil domain-containing protein 120, with translation MEVKGQLITSSSYNSAGADREAAPRVATLEPRRDPHPHRRKSGTAHRGPAPRQRWPGSCWRELAVQAAGGGGCSAPWPLAQELTEQHRRRGRQVQAEAAQRLRELEGQLGETRARLGAPRGAHDEAFTSENSSLSEAASHENDDPHGFHPPKGGPSSPRSRDHLRTVSGSPDRRPSWRGPPTELGGGAASRRSSLASPTSPNRTLPRSVSSFEGRSVPATPVLTRNICSGSQNFRPDAPAAARQWSGSQDSQLGPPSRDPSADWAPPAFTARTRRSNSSEALIERGTPPEDPPFRSPPRPPYAEILLDYYLERQGWPAGDHLSRRDAPPPPGWRYAESPLPRRAGRAKSCGPPPQSQLPPAPQCPPRAVHKALALEGLRNWYLRNAGGAGGGPPPPRDRRGGPPRGWPEPHPRLETGGYLPHSLSYTGQPLQGRPFADLLYPDGPSTPSPGLGPPLDVERHPPGTLV
- the PRAF2 gene encoding PRA1 family protein 2: MLWGGVNAKCGHLDSWVLTLPCPHRYFRPLHTLLSSSAVTLIFVAFVWAAENKAPIRRFRRSYPGASLLAVLGSAYGLVSILGGSEVFLLTVALPISMILIHASVRLRNLKNKIENKIESIGLKRTPMGLLLEAMGQEQEAGS